One window of Aliarcobacter lanthieri genomic DNA carries:
- a CDS encoding NAD(P)/FAD-dependent oxidoreductase: MKRDIIVIGAGIMGLTTAYELFKAGRKVTIIDESDITNSTSFGNAGLLSAFDKGPLANPGIVFNTLKLMIKGQSPVNIHPTLDITIYKWLWKFINSANKDRLKRTLALFEKYGDISNNIYENMQSVDSLDLDFHRNGMLSIFTEQKSYDKKLIDYSVKNDDIFEIIEKNKIKDFIPCVTNDIKGAIHFKRNTHFDPKKVMLELKRYLKENGVEFILNERISNIVYSDKKIESISSALNTYEADTYILSTGFQTNLVDKLKQSLMMTPAKGYSLTFKMPKELQPITSTLFSDLFIVMTPRRDDVRITSKLEIGSTNHKIVKKQIESIKENFKKYTIPFEMENITEWTGFRPLTPNDMPLIGRDEKYKNLIYGMGLGWLGMTFGPALASIIKDLIVNNLENKNCDDILLFSGFYQGKY; the protein is encoded by the coding sequence ATGAAACGAGATATTATTGTAATTGGTGCTGGAATTATGGGTTTAACTACAGCTTATGAGCTTTTCAAAGCAGGTAGAAAAGTTACAATTATAGATGAAAGCGATATTACAAATTCAACATCTTTTGGAAATGCTGGTTTGTTATCTGCTTTTGACAAAGGTCCACTTGCAAATCCTGGGATTGTATTTAATACATTAAAACTAATGATTAAAGGTCAATCACCTGTAAATATACATCCTACTTTAGATATAACAATATATAAATGGTTATGGAAATTTATTAATAGTGCAAATAAAGATAGATTAAAAAGGACACTTGCATTATTTGAAAAATATGGGGATATTTCAAATAATATTTATGAAAATATGCAAAGTGTTGATAGTTTAGATTTAGACTTTCACAGAAATGGAATGCTATCTATTTTTACAGAACAAAAAAGTTATGATAAGAAGCTAATTGATTATTCAGTCAAAAATGATGATATTTTTGAAATTATTGAAAAAAATAAAATTAAAGATTTTATTCCTTGTGTTACAAATGATATTAAAGGAGCCATTCATTTTAAAAGAAATACACATTTTGATCCTAAAAAAGTTATGTTAGAATTAAAAAGATATTTAAAAGAAAATGGAGTTGAATTTATATTAAATGAACGAATTTCAAATATTGTATATTCTGATAAAAAAATAGAATCAATTAGTTCTGCTCTAAATACTTATGAAGCTGATACATATATATTATCAACTGGTTTTCAAACTAATTTAGTAGATAAATTAAAACAAAGTCTTATGATGACTCCAGCAAAAGGATATAGTTTAACTTTTAAAATGCCTAAAGAATTACAACCTATTACTTCAACACTATTTTCTGATTTATTTATTGTTATGACACCAAGAAGAGATGATGTAAGAATTACATCAAAACTAGAAATAGGTTCTACTAACCATAAAATAGTAAAAAAACAAATAGAAAGTATAAAAGAGAATTTTAAAAAATATACTATTCCTTTTGAAATGGAAAATATTACTGAATGGACAGGATTTAGACCATTAACCCCTAATGATATGCCACTAATAGGAAGAGATGAAAAGTATAAAAATTTAATTTATGGAATGGGATTAGGATGGTTAGGAATGACATTTGGTCCAGCACTTGCTTCTATAATAAAAGATTTAATTGTAAATAACCTAGAAAATAAAAATTGTGATGATATACTTTTATTTTCAGGATTTTATCAAGGTAAATACTAA
- the rpsJ gene encoding 30S ribosomal protein S10, whose translation MEKIRLKLKAYDHRVLDRSVASIVEAVKRTGADLRGPIPLPTKIRRYTVIKGPHVNKDSREQFEIRVHSRMIDIISATADTVDSLMKLDLAPEVDVEVRSMGQE comes from the coding sequence ATGGAAAAAATCAGATTAAAGCTTAAAGCTTATGATCATAGAGTTTTAGACAGAAGTGTTGCTTCAATTGTTGAAGCTGTTAAAAGAACTGGTGCTGATTTAAGAGGTCCTATCCCTCTTCCTACAAAAATCAGAAGATATACAGTTATCAAAGGTCCTCACGTAAACAAAGATTCAAGAGAGCAATTTGAAATTAGAGTTCATTCAAGAATGATTGACATCATCTCTGCAACTGCAGATACTGTTGATTCTTTAATGAAATTAGACTTAGCTCCTGAAGTTGATGTTGAAGTAAGATCAATGGGTCAAGAATAA
- the rplC gene encoding 50S ribosomal protein L3, with protein MEFIVQKIGMSRTVSVPSTAVTLLKVLDTKVCQVTEGVALVSYSNGKKFNKAIEGQQKKYNLSKEFNRFATISVANSEAGDLDVSGLGEAKVVKTTFKTKGRGFSGAVKRWNFAGGRSSHGHRMGKRTGSIGNCEFPGRVQPGKKMPGQYGNTNVSVKNEVLSFDAETGILVLKGSVSGANGTLGKVKVAK; from the coding sequence ATGGAATTTATAGTTCAAAAAATCGGTATGAGTAGAACAGTATCTGTTCCAAGTACAGCGGTTACACTTTTAAAAGTTCTTGATACAAAGGTATGTCAAGTTACTGAAGGTGTAGCACTTGTATCTTATAGCAATGGTAAAAAATTTAACAAAGCTATCGAGGGACAACAAAAAAAATATAATCTATCAAAAGAGTTTAATAGATTTGCAACAATTAGTGTAGCTAATTCAGAAGCTGGAGATTTAGATGTTTCTGGTTTAGGTGAAGCAAAAGTAGTTAAAACAACTTTTAAAACAAAAGGTAGAGGTTTCTCTGGTGCTGTAAAAAGATGGAATTTTGCTGGTGGTAGAAGTTCTCACGGACATAGAATGGGAAAAAGAACAGGTTCAATTGGTAACTGTGAATTTCCAGGAAGAGTTCAACCAGGTAAAAAAATGCCAGGACAATACGGAAATACAAATGTATCTGTAAAAAATGAAGTTCTTTCATTTGATGCTGAAACTGGAATTTTAGTATTAAAAGGTTCAGTATCTGGTGCAAATGGAACATTAGGTAAAGTAAAGGTTGCTAAATGA
- the rplD gene encoding 50S ribosomal protein L4, whose protein sequence is MSKAIVLNEKFENNGEVVLPASYEEINKHNLYLYVKSYLASLRANTARAKTRAEVSGGGKKPKAQKGSGAARWGSKRSPLFVGGGQAFGPTKRNYDQKVNKKQKALALKYALNAQANNGSLFVVDSFKVESGKTKDAVAVLNKLNKRDTLIVVDTIDEKTYLAFRNIKNCYMVEKQEVNAYLIAVYHSVLIEKSVLEVLTKEA, encoded by the coding sequence ATGAGTAAAGCAATAGTATTAAATGAAAAATTTGAAAATAATGGTGAAGTAGTTTTACCAGCAAGTTATGAAGAAATTAATAAACATAACTTATATTTATATGTTAAATCATATTTAGCTTCTTTAAGAGCAAATACTGCTAGAGCAAAAACTAGAGCTGAAGTGAGTGGTGGTGGTAAAAAACCTAAAGCTCAAAAAGGTAGTGGTGCTGCTAGATGGGGTTCTAAAAGATCTCCTTTATTTGTTGGTGGGGGACAAGCTTTTGGACCTACTAAAAGAAACTATGATCAAAAAGTAAATAAAAAACAAAAAGCTTTAGCACTTAAATATGCTTTAAATGCACAAGCTAATAATGGTTCACTTTTTGTTGTGGATTCATTTAAAGTTGAATCAGGTAAAACTAAAGATGCAGTTGCAGTTTTAAATAAATTAAATAAAAGAGATACATTAATTGTTGTTGATACAATTGATGAAAAAACTTATTTAGCATTTAGAAATATTAAAAACTGTTATATGGTTGAAAAGCAAGAAGTAAATGCTTACTTAATTGCAGTTTACCACTCTGTACTAATTGAAAAATCAGTACTAGAAGTATTAACTAAAGAGGCTTAA
- a CDS encoding 50S ribosomal protein L23, translating to MADITDIKSILYTEKTIELQENGVIVVQTSPKMTKNGLKEVFKEYFGVTPSKINSLRQDGKVKRFRGKIGKRADFKKFYVTLPEGAAIANLSA from the coding sequence ATGGCAGATATTACAGATATTAAATCAATTTTATATACAGAAAAAACAATTGAGCTTCAAGAAAATGGTGTAATCGTTGTTCAAACTAGTCCAAAAATGACTAAAAACGGTTTAAAAGAAGTGTTTAAAGAATATTTTGGAGTAACTCCATCAAAAATTAATTCTTTAAGACAAGATGGTAAAGTTAAAAGATTTAGAGGAAAAATTGGTAAAAGAGCTGATTTCAAAAAATTCTATGTAACATTACCAGAAGGCGCAGCTATTGCGAACCTATCAGCATAA
- the rplB gene encoding 50S ribosomal protein L2, with the protein MSIKKFRPITPARRFMSVIESSDITSKPTVRSLLVRVKANAGRNNNGRITSRHKEAGAKKLYRIIDFKRDKFGIEGTIATVEYDPYRNCRICLVSYLDGDKRYIIQPSGLKVGDKVQSAESGLDILPGNAMRLSNIPVGTMVHNVELKPGKGAQFARSAGGYAQIMGREDKYVILRLPSGEMRKILGVCMATIGVVGNEDYINMVVGKAGRNRYLGVRPQTRGSAMNPIDHPHGGGEGKTNSGRHPVTPWGMPTKGYKTRKKKASDKLIISRRKK; encoded by the coding sequence ATGTCAATTAAAAAATTTAGACCAATAACTCCTGCTAGAAGATTTATGTCAGTTATTGAGAGTTCTGATATTACTTCAAAACCAACAGTAAGATCTTTACTTGTAAGAGTAAAAGCAAATGCTGGTAGAAATAATAATGGTAGAATAACATCAAGACACAAAGAAGCAGGTGCTAAAAAACTATATAGAATTATCGATTTTAAAAGAGATAAGTTTGGAATAGAAGGTACGATTGCAACTGTTGAATACGATCCATATAGAAACTGCAGAATTTGTTTAGTTTCATACTTAGATGGAGATAAAAGATATATTATTCAACCATCTGGGTTAAAAGTTGGAGATAAAGTTCAATCAGCTGAGTCTGGACTAGATATTTTACCAGGTAACGCTATGAGATTAAGTAACATCCCTGTTGGAACAATGGTTCACAATGTTGAGTTAAAACCAGGTAAAGGTGCACAGTTTGCTAGATCTGCTGGTGGATATGCACAAATTATGGGTAGAGAAGACAAATATGTTATCTTAAGATTACCTTCTGGAGAAATGAGAAAAATCCTTGGTGTTTGTATGGCTACAATAGGTGTAGTTGGTAATGAAGATTATATTAATATGGTAGTTGGAAAAGCTGGTAGAAATAGATACTTAGGAGTTAGACCTCAAACTAGAGGATCTGCGATGAACCCTATTGATCACCCACACGGTGGAGGGGAAGGTAAAACTAACTCTGGAAGACATCCTGTTACTCCATGGGGTATGCCAACTAAAGGTTATAAAACTAGAAAGAAAAAAGCTAGTGATAAACTAATCATTTCAAGAAGAAAGAAGTAA
- the rpsS gene encoding 30S ribosomal protein S19, protein MARSVKKGPFIDAHLLKKVVAANSSKDKKPIKTWSRRSTILPDMIGLTFNVHNGRNFVPVNITENHVGYKLGEFAPTRTFKGHKGSVQRKA, encoded by the coding sequence ATGGCAAGATCAGTAAAAAAAGGACCATTTATAGATGCACACTTATTAAAAAAAGTTGTAGCTGCTAATAGTTCAAAAGACAAAAAACCAATTAAAACTTGGTCAAGAAGATCGACAATATTACCAGATATGATTGGATTAACATTCAATGTACATAATGGAAGAAATTTTGTACCAGTTAATATTACAGAAAATCATGTTGGATATAAATTAGGTGAATTTGCACCAACTAGAACATTTAAGGGCCATAAAGGTTCTGTTCAGAGAAAGGCGTAA
- the rplV gene encoding 50S ribosomal protein L22: MARAILKFIRVSPIKARLITREVQGMNAEYAIASLQFTPNKAAGIISKVIASAVANSGLDPVDAVITSARVDKGPVLKRFTPRARGSASPKHKPTAHIMIEVAAATKGDK; the protein is encoded by the coding sequence ATGGCAAGAGCAATATTAAAATTTATTAGAGTTTCTCCAATTAAAGCAAGACTTATTACAAGAGAAGTTCAAGGAATGAATGCAGAGTATGCTATTGCATCTTTACAATTTACTCCAAATAAAGCTGCTGGAATTATTTCTAAAGTAATAGCTTCTGCTGTTGCAAATTCTGGTTTAGATCCTGTTGATGCAGTTATCACATCGGCTAGAGTGGATAAAGGTCCAGTTCTTAAAAGATTTACTCCAAGAGCAAGAGGTTCAGCTTCACCAAAGCATAAACCAACTGCACATATTATGATTGAAGTAGCTGCTGCAACAAAAGGAGACAAATAA
- the rpsC gene encoding 30S ribosomal protein S3, translating into MGQKVNPIGLRLGINRNWDSRWFPKFETMPANVAEDDKIRKFVKKELYYAGIAQTVIERTAKKVRVTVVAARPGIIIGKKGADVEKLKDSLSKLVGKEIAVNIKEERKPQISAQLSAENVAQQLERRVAFRRAMKRVMQNALKGGAKGIKVSVSGRLGGAEMARTEWYLEGRVPLHTLRARIDYGFAEAHTAYGCIGIKVWIFKGEVLAKGIPAEKSEDTASKPKRRPAKKRGK; encoded by the coding sequence ATGGGTCAAAAAGTTAATCCAATAGGTTTAAGATTAGGTATTAATAGAAATTGGGATTCAAGATGGTTCCCAAAATTTGAAACAATGCCTGCAAATGTAGCTGAAGATGACAAAATTAGAAAATTTGTTAAGAAAGAGTTATATTATGCTGGAATTGCTCAAACAGTTATTGAAAGAACTGCTAAAAAAGTAAGAGTTACAGTAGTTGCTGCTAGACCTGGAATTATCATTGGTAAAAAAGGTGCAGATGTTGAAAAACTAAAAGATTCTTTATCAAAATTAGTAGGAAAAGAGATTGCAGTTAATATTAAAGAGGAAAGAAAACCTCAAATATCAGCTCAATTATCTGCTGAAAATGTTGCTCAACAATTAGAAAGAAGAGTTGCATTTAGAAGAGCTATGAAAAGAGTTATGCAAAATGCATTAAAAGGTGGAGCAAAAGGTATTAAAGTATCTGTTTCTGGAAGACTTGGTGGAGCTGAAATGGCTAGAACTGAGTGGTATTTAGAGGGAAGAGTTCCATTACATACTTTAAGAGCTAGAATTGATTATGGTTTTGCTGAGGCACATACAGCTTATGGTTGTATAGGTATAAAAGTTTGGATTTTCAAAGGTGAAGTTTTAGCTAAAGGAATTCCTGCTGAGAAATCAGAAGATACTGCTTCAAAACCAAAAAGAAGACCAGCTAAGAAAAGAGGTAAATAA
- the rplP gene encoding 50S ribosomal protein L16 codes for MLMPKRTKFRKMMKGRNRGQAHRGNSLAYGDFGIKAVEHGRVDSRQIEASRVAMTRKVKRQAKVWIMVFPDKPLTAKPLETRMGKGKGSVDKWVMNIKPGRICFEMAGVDEALAREALALAMHKLPFKTKFVTRDSENELY; via the coding sequence ATGTTAATGCCTAAAAGAACAAAATTTAGAAAAATGATGAAAGGCCGAAATAGAGGTCAAGCTCATAGAGGTAACTCTTTGGCTTATGGAGATTTCGGAATTAAAGCTGTTGAACATGGAAGAGTAGATTCTAGACAAATCGAAGCTTCTAGGGTTGCAATGACTAGAAAAGTAAAAAGACAAGCGAAAGTATGGATTATGGTATTCCCTGACAAACCACTTACTGCTAAACCATTAGAAACAAGAATGGGTAAAGGTAAAGGTTCTGTAGATAAATGGGTTATGAACATTAAGCCAGGAAGAATTTGTTTTGAGATGGCTGGTGTTGATGAAGCGTTAGCAAGAGAAGCTTTAGCTTTAGCTATGCATAAATTACCATTTAAAACTAAATTTGTAACAAGAGATAGCGAAAATGAACTATACTGA
- the rpmC gene encoding 50S ribosomal protein L29, with amino-acid sequence MNYTDIKDKSLSELQALLKEKKVLLFELKAKLKTMQLTNTSELRVAKKDIARIQTAITASKAN; translated from the coding sequence ATGAACTATACTGATATTAAAGATAAAAGCTTGAGTGAATTACAAGCGTTATTAAAAGAGAAAAAGGTGCTTCTTTTTGAATTAAAAGCTAAGCTAAAAACTATGCAGTTAACTAACACATCTGAATTAAGAGTAGCAAAAAAAGATATTGCTAGAATTCAAACAGCTATTACTGCATCAAAAGCTAACTAA
- the rpsQ gene encoding 30S ribosomal protein S17 — MTHKREIQGVVVKRSGDKTASVLVTRSVLHPKYHKTVKRFKKYLVHDEKNELNVGDSVIAVECRPLSKTKSFRLKTIVATGVK, encoded by the coding sequence ATGACACATAAAAGAGAGATTCAAGGTGTAGTAGTAAAAAGATCAGGTGATAAAACAGCTTCTGTTTTAGTTACAAGATCAGTTTTACACCCAAAATATCACAAAACTGTAAAAAGATTTAAAAAATATTTAGTTCATGATGAAAAAAATGAATTAAATGTTGGTGATAGTGTTATTGCAGTTGAGTGTAGACCATTGTCAAAGACTAAATCTTTTAGATTAAAGACAATCGTTGCTACAGGAGTTAAATAA
- the rplN gene encoding 50S ribosomal protein L14, with protein sequence MIQSFTRLNVADNTGAKEIMCIKVLGGSKRRYATVGDVIVASVKKALPTGKIKKGQVVKAVIVRTHKEVQRENGSLIRFDDNAAVILDAKREPVGTRIFGPVAREVRYSGFMKIVSLAPEVL encoded by the coding sequence ATGATTCAAAGTTTTACAAGATTAAATGTAGCTGATAATACAGGTGCTAAAGAGATTATGTGTATCAAAGTTTTAGGTGGTTCTAAAAGAAGATATGCAACTGTTGGTGATGTTATTGTTGCTTCTGTTAAAAAAGCTTTACCAACTGGTAAAATTAAAAAAGGTCAAGTTGTAAAAGCTGTTATTGTTAGAACTCATAAAGAGGTTCAAAGAGAAAATGGTTCATTAATCAGATTTGATGACAATGCAGCAGTTATTCTTGATGCAAAAAGAGAGCCTGTTGGAACTAGAATTTTTGGACCAGTTGCCAGAGAAGTTAGATATTCAGGTTTTATGAAAATCGTTTCACTTGCACCGGAGGTATTATAA
- the rplX gene encoding 50S ribosomal protein L24, which produces MAIKLKIKKGDTVKIIAGDDKGKTGEVLKVLPKANKVIVKDCKVAKKTVKPDQERNPDGGFVNKEMPIDISNVAKVEGE; this is translated from the coding sequence ATGGCTATTAAATTAAAAATAAAAAAAGGTGATACAGTAAAAATCATCGCTGGTGATGATAAAGGTAAAACTGGAGAAGTTTTAAAAGTATTACCTAAAGCTAACAAAGTAATCGTTAAAGATTGCAAAGTTGCTAAAAAAACTGTTAAACCTGATCAAGAAAGAAATCCAGATGGTGGATTTGTAAACAAAGAGATGCCAATTGATATTTCAAATGTGGCAAAAGTAGAAGGTGAATAA
- the rplE gene encoding 50S ribosomal protein L5, which produces MASRLLERYKAEIKPVLETEFPKNKTLTAKVEKVVISVGAGEAMKDTKLIQNIQDTISLIAGQKAVKVIAKKSVAGFKVREGMPVGVKVTLRGENMYHFLDKLCNVALPRVKDFRGLNKNGFDGRGNFNFGLDEQLMFPEVVYDNIIKTHGMNISIATSATSDAESFRLLELIGIPFTKGRA; this is translated from the coding sequence ATGGCATCAAGATTATTAGAAAGATATAAAGCTGAAATCAAGCCTGTACTTGAAACAGAGTTTCCAAAAAACAAAACTTTAACAGCTAAAGTTGAAAAAGTTGTAATCTCTGTTGGTGCTGGTGAAGCTATGAAAGATACTAAGTTAATTCAAAATATTCAAGATACAATTTCTCTAATTGCTGGACAAAAAGCAGTTAAAGTTATTGCTAAAAAATCTGTTGCAGGATTTAAAGTAAGAGAAGGAATGCCTGTTGGTGTTAAAGTTACTTTAAGAGGTGAAAATATGTATCATTTCTTAGACAAACTATGCAATGTTGCATTACCAAGAGTTAAAGACTTTAGAGGTTTAAATAAAAATGGTTTTGATGGTAGAGGAAACTTTAACTTTGGACTTGATGAGCAATTAATGTTCCCAGAAGTAGTTTATGATAACATCATTAAAACACACGGGATGAATATTTCAATTGCTACAAGTGCAACAAGTGATGCTGAATCTTTTAGATTACTTGAATTAATTGGAATTCCATTTACAAAAGGAAGAGCGTAA
- a CDS encoding type Z 30S ribosomal protein S14 encodes MAKKSMIAKQQRTPKFAVRAYTRCSVCGRPHSVYRDFGLCRVCLRKMANEGLLPGVRKASW; translated from the coding sequence ATGGCAAAAAAATCTATGATCGCTAAACAACAAAGAACTCCAAAATTTGCTGTAAGAGCATATACTAGATGTTCTGTTTGTGGAAGACCACACTCTGTTTACAGAGATTTTGGTTTATGTAGAGTTTGTTTAAGAAAAATGGCTAACGAAGGTTTATTACCAGGTGTTAGAAAAGCTAGTTGGTAG
- the rpsH gene encoding 30S ribosomal protein S8: MMNDLIADALTRIRNAAMRRLEVATLLHSNTVVGVMNVLLQKEYITGFKVIDGTNNKKTIQVELKYDENEKSVINEIVRVSKPGRRVYKPASEIKNFKNGYGTIILSTNKGIIANDEAYAANVGGEVLCTVW, encoded by the coding sequence ATGATGAATGATTTAATCGCAGATGCTTTGACTAGAATTAGAAATGCTGCAATGAGAAGATTAGAAGTTGCAACATTATTACACTCAAATACAGTTGTTGGTGTGATGAATGTACTTTTACAAAAAGAGTATATTACTGGATTCAAAGTTATCGATGGAACAAATAATAAAAAAACAATTCAAGTTGAATTAAAATATGATGAAAATGAAAAATCAGTAATTAATGAAATTGTAAGAGTTTCTAAACCAGGAAGAAGAGTTTATAAACCAGCTTCTGAAATTAAAAACTTTAAAAATGGGTACGGTACTATTATTCTTTCAACTAACAAAGGTATCATCGCTAATGATGAAGCGTATGCTGCTAATGTTGGTGGAGAAGTACTTTGTACTGTTTGGTAG
- the rplF gene encoding 50S ribosomal protein L6 — protein sequence MSRIGKKPIAIPSGIEVTVDGTVINVKKGNSVSTVETHGRVSVEVANGQVVLSKIGETKESAAFWGTYRALTANAINGLHEGFTKTLEINGVGYKAAVKGNVLELILGYSHPINFEIQKGLEISVEKNIITVKGADKQQVGQAAAIIRGFRKPEPYKGKGVKYSDEKIIRKAGKTAKK from the coding sequence ATGTCAAGAATTGGTAAAAAACCTATCGCTATTCCTTCAGGAATTGAAGTTACTGTAGATGGTACAGTAATTAATGTAAAAAAAGGAAACAGTGTTTCAACAGTTGAAACTCATGGAAGAGTTAGTGTAGAAGTAGCTAATGGTCAAGTTGTTTTATCTAAAATTGGTGAAACAAAAGAATCAGCAGCATTCTGGGGAACTTATAGAGCATTAACTGCAAATGCAATTAATGGATTACATGAAGGTTTCACAAAAACTTTAGAGATTAATGGAGTTGGTTATAAAGCTGCTGTAAAAGGTAATGTTTTAGAACTAATTTTAGGATATTCTCATCCAATTAATTTTGAGATCCAAAAAGGTTTAGAAATCTCTGTTGAGAAAAATATAATTACTGTTAAAGGTGCAGATAAACAACAAGTTGGTCAAGCTGCTGCAATTATTAGAGGCTTTAGAAAACCAGAACCTTACAAAGGTAAAGGGGTTAAATATTCTGATGAGAAAATCATTAGAAAAGCCGGAAAAACTGCTAAGAAGTAA
- the rplR gene encoding 50S ribosomal protein L18, whose product MSREKDLAKKVALRIKRKKRVRANIFGTADKPRVSIFKSNKYISAQAINDVEGRTLAAVSSQAMGLNGNKENAAKVAAEFASKLKAAGIETVIYDRNGYLYHGVVAAFADALRENGIKL is encoded by the coding sequence ATGAGTAGAGAAAAAGATTTAGCAAAAAAAGTTGCTTTAAGAATCAAAAGAAAAAAGAGAGTTAGAGCTAATATTTTTGGTACTGCTGATAAACCTAGAGTATCAATTTTTAAATCTAACAAATACATTAGTGCACAAGCTATCAATGATGTTGAAGGTAGAACTTTAGCAGCGGTTAGCTCTCAAGCTATGGGTTTAAATGGTAATAAAGAGAATGCTGCAAAAGTTGCAGCTGAGTTTGCTTCTAAATTAAAAGCTGCTGGTATTGAAACAGTTATTTATGATAGAAACGGATATCTTTATCATGGTGTTGTTGCAGCATTTGCTGACGCATTAAGAGAAAATGGTATTAAATTATAA
- the rpsE gene encoding 30S ribosomal protein S5: MAVNREDFQEAIVKIGRVTKVVKGGRRFRFTALVVVGDKNGTVGFGTGKAKEVPDAIKKALDDAFKSLVTVSIKGTTIAHDIEHKYNASKILLRPASEGTGLIAGGAARPVLELAGLKDIIAKSLGSNNPNNLVQATVEALARIKG, encoded by the coding sequence ATGGCAGTAAATAGAGAAGATTTTCAAGAAGCAATCGTTAAAATTGGAAGAGTAACAAAAGTTGTAAAAGGTGGAAGAAGATTCAGATTTACAGCTTTAGTTGTTGTTGGTGATAAAAATGGTACTGTAGGATTTGGAACTGGTAAAGCAAAAGAAGTTCCAGATGCTATCAAAAAAGCATTAGATGATGCTTTTAAAAGCTTAGTAACAGTTTCTATTAAAGGAACAACGATTGCACATGATATTGAACATAAATATAATGCAAGTAAAATATTATTAAGACCAGCATCAGAAGGTACTGGGTTAATTGCTGGAGGAGCTGCAAGACCTGTTCTTGAGCTTGCTGGATTAAAAGATATTATTGCAAAATCTTTAGGTTCAAATAATCCAAATAACCTTGTACAAGCTACTGTTGAAGCTCTTGCAAGAATTAAAGGATAG
- the rplO gene encoding 50S ribosomal protein L15, whose protein sequence is MILENLQPACGSTKDTKRKGRGQGSGNGKTAGKGNKGQKARSGYNVKRGFEGGQQPLSRRLPKVGFISRVVKPYSINVDKVTAVANLDEITLDSIKSVYKLSKSVEKVKLIGSTAKNLSAKIKDENVTTTGK, encoded by the coding sequence ATGATATTAGAAAATTTACAACCAGCTTGTGGTAGTACAAAAGATACTAAGAGAAAAGGTAGAGGTCAAGGTAGCGGTAACGGTAAAACTGCTGGAAAAGGTAACAAAGGTCAAAAAGCTAGATCTGGATACAATGTAAAAAGAGGTTTTGAAGGTGGTCAACAACCACTATCTAGAAGACTTCCTAAAGTTGGATTTATCTCTAGAGTTGTAAAACCTTATTCAATTAATGTTGATAAAGTTACAGCAGTTGCAAACCTTGATGAAATTACATTAGATTCTATTAAATCTGTGTATAAATTATCTAAATCAGTTGAAAAAGTTAAACTAATTGGATCAACTGCTAAAAATTTAAGTGCTAAGATTAAAGACGAAAACGTTACAACTACTGGAAAATAA